In Methanobrevibacter oralis, one DNA window encodes the following:
- the csm2 gene encoding type III-A CRISPR-associated protein Csm2 — protein sequence MPNGRNNRNNRNNNSDMEIKEVISQIGSFNQLKDIEMKKLVDDKNGFAYKIAKYSKNENIKTNQLRKFFGAIRKMESEESWEKIEPEFYLLKPRMAVGVGRNTIKKPFYNVIVAAMNKVNVGSDEDKLENFKIFVEFFEAIVAYHKFLGGD from the coding sequence ATGCCTAATGGTAGAAATAATAGAAATAATAGGAATAATAATTCAGATATGGAAATAAAAGAGGTTATTAGTCAAATAGGATCTTTTAATCAATTAAAAGATATTGAAATGAAAAAATTAGTTGATGATAAAAACGGTTTTGCATATAAAATTGCTAAATATTCAAAAAATGAAAATATTAAAACAAATCAATTAAGAAAGTTTTTTGGTGCTATTCGAAAGATGGAAAGTGAAGAGTCTTGGGAAAAAATTGAACCAGAATTTTACTTACTTAAACCAAGAATGGCTGTTGGTGTTGGGAGAAATACTATTAAAAAACCATTTTACAATGTAATTGTTGCAGCTATGAATAAAGTTAATGTTGGAAGCGATGAAGATAAATTAGAAAATTTTAAAATTTTCGTTGAATTTTTTGAAGCTATTGTAGCTTATCATAAGTTTTTAGGAGGAGATTAA
- the csm3 gene encoding type III-A CRISPR-associated RAMP protein Csm3, whose translation MFIENYVIGGTILCKTGLHIGGSSDNIDIGGSDNPVIRDSVSGLPYIPGSSLKGKLRSLLELSDKKSAESVIRNRGKVATDKTCIASKLFGVSAEQGNTELKFPTRTIVRDSYPTEETLELWRESQDLLNGTELKYENTINRIDSSANPRNIERVPKNSRFSFEIIFSKYEDDDVNIIKLLEAIKLLEDNYLGGSGSRGFGQVVFENISISKRNVEYYVEDSKEDVIIENSTIKEAIEAVRN comes from the coding sequence ATGTTTATAGAAAATTATGTAATTGGTGGAACTATTTTATGTAAAACAGGTCTTCACATTGGTGGTTCAAGTGATAATATTGATATTGGGGGGTCTGATAATCCTGTAATTAGAGATAGTGTTTCTGGTCTTCCATATATTCCAGGTTCTTCTCTTAAAGGTAAACTCAGATCTCTTTTAGAGTTAAGTGATAAAAAATCTGCAGAAAGTGTTATTAGAAACAGAGGAAAAGTTGCAACTGATAAAACTTGTATTGCTTCTAAATTATTTGGAGTATCTGCAGAACAAGGTAACACTGAGTTAAAATTCCCTACAAGAACAATTGTCCGTGATTCATATCCAACCGAGGAAACATTAGAATTATGGAGAGAATCTCAAGATTTATTAAACGGTACAGAATTAAAATATGAAAACACTATTAATAGAATAGATTCATCTGCAAACCCAAGAAATATTGAAAGAGTACCTAAAAACTCTAGATTTTCTTTTGAAATAATTTTCTCAAAGTACGAAGATGATGATGTAAATATTATTAAACTTTTAGAAGCAATTAAATTACTTGAAGATAATTATCTTGGAGGATCTGGAAGTCGAGGATTTGGTCAAGTAGTATTTGAAAATATTAGTATTTCTAAAAGAAATGTTGAATATTATGTAGAAGATAGCAAAGAAGATGTTATTATTGAAAATAGTACAATAAAAGAAGCTATTGAAGCAGTTAGAAATTAA
- the csm4 gene encoding type III-A CRISPR-associated RAMP protein Csm4: MLVYIKPLSMFPKLHSDTLFGALTSAINELFPDKIDEMISEFKNSNPPFLISSTFPFIDINGDKKRFLPKIILNTDFGEVKNVNLIKEYKKVDYLEEEIFLDIINGKLSEVDILNNFDNYHKLGNLLMKKDYDMEIISKKNILPNNSVNRLTNETEAIFYSEGLEFGNLALFFFVEILNDEYDNIIKSAIKFLKDRGFGKDISTGKGQFDYELEDIALNNLHGNTGDKFITLSRFIPTGDDLGKIIADANYEIGSKRGRDKSGEIRKQVRFFKEGSTFRNSKEIYGQIVDSGKIASAIEYGYAFALKYNEGV; encoded by the coding sequence ATGTTGGTTTATATTAAACCGTTATCTATGTTTCCTAAACTACATTCAGATACATTATTTGGTGCTTTAACCTCAGCTATTAATGAATTATTTCCAGATAAAATTGATGAAATGATAAGCGAATTTAAAAATTCTAATCCTCCATTTTTAATTTCATCAACATTTCCATTTATAGATATTAATGGTGATAAAAAAAGATTTTTACCAAAAATTATATTAAATACAGATTTTGGCGAAGTTAAGAATGTTAATCTAATTAAGGAGTATAAAAAAGTAGATTACCTAGAAGAGGAAATATTTTTGGACATTATTAATGGGAAGTTATCTGAAGTTGATATTTTAAATAATTTTGATAATTATCATAAGCTTGGTAATTTATTAATGAAAAAAGATTATGATATGGAAATTATATCTAAAAAAAATATTTTACCTAATAATAGTGTTAATCGTTTAACTAATGAAACTGAAGCTATATTTTATAGTGAAGGTCTTGAATTTGGTAATTTAGCTTTGTTTTTCTTTGTTGAAATTTTAAATGATGAATACGATAATATTATAAAATCAGCTATTAAATTTCTAAAAGACCGTGGATTTGGAAAAGATATTTCAACTGGAAAAGGCCAATTTGATTATGAACTTGAAGATATAGCTTTAAATAATTTACATGGAAATACTGGTGATAAATTTATAACCTTATCAAGATTCATTCCAACGGGTGATGATTTAGGAAAAATAATTGCCGATGCTAATTATGAAATAGGCTCAAAAAGAGGTAGGGATAAATCTGGAGAAATCAGAAAACAAGTTAGATTTTTCAAAGAAGGTTCTACCTTTAGAAACTCAAAAGAAATCTATGGTCAAATTGTGGATTCTGGTAAAATCGCATCAGCTATTGAATATGGGTATGCATTTGCACTAAAATATAATGAGGGAGTATAA